The Choloepus didactylus isolate mChoDid1 unplaced genomic scaffold, mChoDid1.pri zz_scaffold_214_ctg1, whole genome shotgun sequence genomic interval ctccctccctcttgcaCCAGATCCCCacctcttctcctctcctcttcctcagcGGGGTACCGCTACCGTCTCAGAGGTCTCGCTCTGACTCCAAACTTGCCGCCACCACCCTATCGTGCGGTGGACCCCTTACGGAGGACCCCTTGCCCTGTCCCCTCTGACAGGCTCTATGGCCTCTGGATCCTGGATCCTGGACCCTGGACCCTGAGGCAGGGCTCATGCACTGCCTTTTTTCTGAGGTGGGGGCAGTGAATGACTGGGCTGTCTGAGGAGGCAGtgcattcctgggggtgtgatgGTGTGTTCAAGCATAATTGTTGAAGTGCGGAGAGGAATATGgaagggtatgtgtgtgtgtggcgggggggaGTGCTGTGGATGGAATGAAGGTGGATGTGTATGGAAGCAGAGAGGGCATGTTGGTGTAAGAGAACAATTAGCACAGTGAGGAGAAGGCTGTTAGCTAcatcagtgtctggcacatggtagggacttgcaacaaatatctgtttttgttcctagaaagaatgaagaagtgaatggaaataattataaaagggGGCTGGGGACCCATGAGAATAATATGATTTCATGGAGTGCTTAAAGGGGGGAACAGAGTAAGATTAAAATGGGGTGCAAGGGAAAAATCAGAAAGGAGCATGAAGGGAAAGTTCAGTATAGGACATTCCTGAGAACGATAACAGAATTGAGTGCAGGATGGCATGAAATCACGCATAGGGAGTGAATGATCGTAGGAAGTTAGGAGACATTGTTGAAGGTGATGCCAGGAATAATAGTTGGGTTTAGCAGAGTGCAGGATGATACACAAGAAAGGGTGCAGTAATTGTTGAAGGGAACACAAGAGTGCGTGAGTGCATGTGTATGCCTGAAAATGGGATCTATGAGGAGTGAAGGTAAGCCAAGGAGAATAATTattagattaaaagaatataggaCCCAGGCCAAGAGTTTCTTGGATGAGGCTATGCATGGGTGGAGCCACCTAGGAAAGAGGCTACATGAGGAAAGAGGCAGGACAAAGGTTGGAGAAAGTCATGGGAGAAGATGGGAGGGTGCAATCAGAGTCCAATGGTGAGCAGATGGGGTGTCTTGAGGGCAGAGAAATCGTGTTGGGGAGGGTGAGTCATTGTCATCCTGATCTCCACTCCTGGCCCTAGAAACATGGAATCCGATGAAATACCTGCTGTGTCCTGCTGCACCTCCTACTGCACCACAGGGAGTGAGATAGGAGCCCCATGGAGTATTGAGTTGGCCCCCAGAAGAGCTGTATGTCGCCATGCCCAGTGCCACAACCATGGCATCACTGCCCAAATGAGGGACCACAAGTGCTTCTGCCCCTCCCAGCCCTGCGAATGTTACAAGTGTGCCCTCCTCTCGTGAGTATCCCGGTCCCTGGTGAGGGGAGGCTGGACAGGCCTCCTCTAAATAAGACTGAACATAGATCTGCAATCTCCTGCTCTAGGGGACACCAAAGGGTCTTCACTGCTGCTGGGTTCCTTGAAGAGGGAGCAGGGGGCACAGCTAAAGAGACACCTGGATCAGGGGCAGATAATGAATGGAGCCGACCCTCCTGAAGCTCACAGCTGTGTCAAGAAATTGGCCCTCCAAGCAGAAGTCTTCAGTGAGTGTCTCTGGCCAGGGAGGGAACCCGGATTTGGATGTAGGAAGCATGAGCAGTTCTTACCATGACCTTAtggtgtggccttgggcaagtttcttatgCTTCCTGGGCCTTAACCTCCCCACTATAAATGGCATCACAATTATCTACCAAGTGTAGTTAGGGAGGAGAGATTCTGGGGGTAGAAAAGGTTCAGGAGGGGATGAGACCTCAAAttgtgggtgggggtggtggggttgggtcAGAGGAAAAGCCTCACCAAAGCTATCCCTGGTCTTTCACAGCTGGGAAGAAAAACATCGTGCTCCAGCCTGAGGCCCACTCCCAGGTAACCCCCAGGGAGGTAAAGGAGTCTGGGCCCAGAGGGGGAGGCTCCCACTCCAGCCACTACCCACAGCCCTTCTTCTGTGCCCTGAAGACCTGGGTTCCATCCCCAACGCTACCGCTGGCTTGCTATGTGCCCTAAGTGGGAAAATCACTTCTCCCTGGGTCTAGACTTCCCCAGTTGCAGAATATAGGGGGGTACTGGCTGGTGTTTAAGGTTTTCCCAGCTCTGACGTTCTGAGCTCCTATCCCCAGCCCCAAACATGTCCACTCCTTCTCCATGACTGGCCTTGTACCTGACTCCAACCTGTGTTCTATCTCCTTCCCTGCAGGAGAGCTCCCTGTTACTTAACCAGACCCCAGAACACTTGTCTCTGCCTGGGACTCCAGTGCTCCTGAATCAGCAACTAACTGTTCCTCCTTCTGGGGAGTCCCATGGGCCTCCTGACCTGCCCAGCTCGTgagtagaaagagagagagcacagaGATAGTTGTATGTAGTATTATTGTGTGCTCGACTTTGTGCTGGATGCCATGGGAGatagagaaggaggaggaggaggagaagaggcaTCACAGATGAACAGGCAAGGCAGGCTTTTCCCAGCTTTGCCATTCCTATTTGTGAGACAGTTTTGGAGAAATGACTTTAAGTCACaaggcttggcacatagtaggccttcaatgaatgaatgctgtaatTCCACATGAAACAGATGGATTGGGTAGAAAAGGCCTGCTGGAATGGAGGGCCATGATGGTGGGGACCACAGAGGCCCAGGGACATCCTAGAGGCCATTAGAGAAAGCTTCTTAAGATGAGCCAAGGTCGTCCTTCAAGCCCACGGGAGCTCGGGAATATGAAGTCAAGAAACCAGACCCTGGGCAGGGATAGTAAACACATCTCTCCTGGTGCTTTGCAGGTCAAAACATGGACGCTTACAATCTCTCATAATCCCCACTGTTGCCGTGGAAGGGAAAAGCTTGGGAGGAATTAGTGTCTCAGAAAAGATATAGGAAAAAACGTATAGACAAGAACACAGGCCAATTGGGGGAAGGGACTTGCACCAAATCCTGCCCCCTCTTTCTCTGTCTACTGGTATGTGTCTGTCAGCAGGTTTAATCCCCGAGCTCCCCTCTCCTTGTTTCTAGATGGTCAACTCTGATTCTCCAGCCCTGTGCCACTCTCGACCCTCCTCTACTGCAGCCACAGGTTCTGCGAAAGAAGCGGGGTCCAGAACCCTGGGAGGGGCCAAGCATAGCATAAGGGAAGAGCAGatggccggggggggggggggggctggggccAAAGCGGGATCTTGGTGCTGAAGAGGCACTTGGAGTGTGGGGGGAGGTGTGGATTACTAGCCCGCCTTCTGTCATGCCCTTTCTTTGCAGGTCCCTGGAGCCTTTGACCAGGCTTCAGTATCTGCCCCATCAGAGTGGCAACGGAAGCTGGAGGCAGCTGAGACCCTGTTGACCCTGAGAGACCCTCCCAAGGTCCCTTCTGGCTCCATCTCCCTCCTACAGCCCTGTGGTGCACAAGGTAACCTACTCCTTTAAAGGAGAATTCAGGATGGAGACTGTGGGAAAAGTGGGAGGGTGTTGTGGGGAGCTG includes:
- the LOC119526018 gene encoding doublesex- and mab-3-related transcription factor C1-like, coding for MNGADPPEAHSCVKKLALQAEVFTGKKNIVLQPEAHSQESSLLLNQTPEHLSLPGTPVLLNQQLTVPPSGESHGPPDLPSSWSTLILQPCATLDPPLLQPQVPGAFDQASVSAPSEWQRKLEAAETLLTLRDPPKVPSGSISLLQPCGAQ